TCAAACCAATTGATAGAAGAAAGGATAATATTCCATTATGTTGTTTTTTTTCGTCCTTAAAGTATGGAAAAAATTTTGTAGGAATATTGCCAGAACCAAGCGAAGCAAATGTGGCAAATAGAAATGAAACACTAATTAAAAGACGCGTTAATCCAATTTGTTCTTTTGATAGTACCAATGGAAAAAGAAAAAGCGTATTTACATACCCAATCGCAAAACCTAAGTAAGAAACCACCGTGGTCTTTATGCTTTGACGAATTACTATGCCCATAAATAAACTTTGATTATCAAATTAATTGCGCTCATTATTATTTTTCATTCAATTAAAAATATCCATAATTATTCATATTTTACTTATGAAATTGCAAATAAAATTATTAGCTACTATCGCTTTTGGTCAGATCAATCTTAAGCTACTAATATTCTTTTAATTAAACTTTTTACTTTTGTTTATTCATTTATTCTAAAATAATTTACTCAATGAAACCATTAAAGTATAAAATATTGTTCCTTGCAAGCTGGTATCCCAGCAGGGTTAATAAAGTTTTAGGAATTTTTGTTAAAAGAAAAGCTGAAGCGATGACTCGTATTTGCGATATCGCACTTATTTATGTTGTTGATGATCCTTCAATTATAAGTAAAACCTATGAATTAGAAGTTATTACCGAAAACAATGTATTAACTGCACGTGTTTACTTTAAAAAATCCTCAAATAAATTCATTAACATTCTTTTTTACAATTTTAGATACATAAAGTCTTACTACATTGGTTGGCGAGAGATTAAATCAAGGTGGGGACATCCTAACTTAATTCATTCTAATATTATAGACCGATCAGCCTACATTGCTTTTCTATTTAAAATTTTAAAAGGAATCGATTACGTAATTACTGAACATTCTACACCGGATATAAATTTTTTACGAGGAATGACAAAAAAAACAAAAATTCCTTTACGATTTCTGAAAAGTATAGTTATAAAGAAATGTTCTTTTATAAATGTTGATTCGCACCCTTCTTTAGAATATATTAAGAAAGTTGGATTCAAAGGAAATTTTGGAGTGATTCCAAATATTGTTGAGATAAATGAAAATTATTTATCCCTTAATAACCTAATCAAACCAAGAGAAAAAAAATCAGCTATTCATATCTCAATATTAAATGATAGAAAAAATGTCGCTGACATAATTAGAACTTTTGCCCATATATACAATGATTTGAATAGAAAAGATTGCGTATTTAATATCATAGGAGAAGGAAGCGAAAAAGAAAATCTTGTAAAGTTAGCTGATGAATTGAACGTTCTTAATAAGTGCATCGTCTTTCATGGTTTTGTAACTGAAGAAAAAAAACTTGAGATGCTCACAAAGGCAGACTTTCATATCCTGAACAGTGATGATGAAGGATTTTCAGTTGTTACTGCAGAAGCTATACTTTATGGAATTCCTGTTATCGCAACCAAATGCGGCGGACCAGAAGATTTTGTTAACCCAACCACAGGAATATTAATTGAGCGAAGAAATCTGGATGAATTAAAACAAGCTATTCTGTATATGCTTGATAACTCCTATAAATTTGATAAAACTAAATTACACGAGTTTGGTAAAAATATGTTTAGTCCAGATGTAATTAGCAATCAAACATATTTGGCTTATACAAAAGCAATTGTAAGATGGAAAGCCGGTAACACGCAAAAAGTATTAAATATAAATCCTGATTGGAAAGTTCTTGACGTTGGAAGTGGTCATCAACCAAATAGAAGAGCAAATGTAATTATTGATAAATATACTGGTGATACAATTCATCGTACAACTGCCAAAATTGAAATGCCGGGTGATAAATACTTTGTTCTTGGTGATGCGCTAGTTTCTCCCTTTGCTGATAAAGAGTTTGATTGTGTAATTGCATCACACATTGGTGAACATGTTGATGACCCTGTAAAGTTTTGTAATGAACTTCAAAGAATCAGTAAATCCGGCTATATAGAAACTCCTGGACCAATAACCGAAATATTGCTTCCGGCAAACTCACATAAATGGATTGTTAGAAAAAATGGAAACGGTTTAATCTTTAAAAAGAATAAATATTTAAAACCACTTTCAAAATTGTTTTATTCTATATTTTACTTAAATAGAGAGGGATATGATTTTGAAACAATGAAAAGCAACAATGGTATTTTAAAATTAATTTCTTGGTCATTAAATACTTTTTGGAAATTTATTCCATACACATATGCAAGATTAGTTTGGAAAGATAATTTTGATTCTAAACTAAAATGAAATTGTTTTATTTAAGATTTAATTGCTCAATTCATCTGATATTATTTTATTAAGCTCTTCTGCTCTTTGTTTAAAACTATGAACTTTCAATGTTCTTTGTTGCCCCGCATCCGCTATCTGTTTTAATTCATTGGGATGTGAGAGTAACCATTCAATTTTCTCTACACATTCGTCTGCGGATTTATATGTAACAACTTCTTTATCTGGTTCAAAGAAATCGGTGATGTTTTTTTTGTGATCTGTTAACAAACACGAACCGACGCCAGTAACTTCAAACAATCTTATATTTGCTGCGTAATCACCTGCCACTCCACCATGAGAATTAAACCCAATTTTAGATTTTGATAATGCCTTCATCATTTCAAGTCCGAATAGTGGAGTAGGAATTGCTGTTTTTTTAAATTCTCTTGAAAAATTAATTTTCTTAGGTATCATAGTTAATTGCGCTGTTTTCTTTATTAACGGCAATTTAAGCGCGAGACTATTTAATCCAATATATCTAAGAAAGTTGGCAGTAAAATAACCAAACTTTTGTCCCATAATATAAATTGGATTATCATTCGGGAGATTTGAGTAGAGACTAAGATTCACTTTTTTATTTAATAGTGATTCAATTAATTGGATTCTTTCATTATGAAAATCTTCATTCCCAATAAATGAACCAATAAAAATAAAATCTGATTCTGGATAATTATTATCCACTTTAAGTTTTGGAACCAGTGAGGATTCAAATGCATGATTTAGGCGGTAAGATTTTATTCCTACTTTATTAAACGTATCAACAAATTTAGGTGAGCAGGTACAAACAAAATCAAATAGTCTATATACTTCTAATTGCTGATCTGTAAATGGCGAACAACACCATCCAATTATTTTCTTTATGGATGGCACATTCTTTTTTAAATCTTTAAGAAAAGAAACACTAAAAATGAAGCTATCCTGGAAAAAGATTACTTCTGGTTTATAAAATTTAAATTGATCCAGAAGTAATGATTCACCCGCTAATGGTAAACCATGTTCATTTGCCCAGGCAGATTGAAGTGAATCTGCGTTCACAACTATTTCAAATGCTTCGTTGCCTAATTTGTTAAGATGTAGTTGATAATAATTTGACCAGCCAAACTCCTGTGCCATCAGATCATCATATTGCTCAGAATAAGATTTAGTTTTTATATCAGAATTATTAGAATAATAATATTTAAGAAAATTTCTATAAAAACTTGTTACTTTAACAAAACGATAATTCATTTATATGATTACACTCAATTAACTTTATTCTGATTTTTTCTGCTTTCTACGTTCGATAAATATCCCAAGCACAATTCCAAAAATTGAAAGCGAACTTAATATTAGAACCAGATATTTACTTATATAAAAACTATTGGGTGCATAATGGAATTCAATTTTATGTTTACCCTTTGGAACTACAATGCCCATTAAAGCATGATTAGTTCGGTACACTTCTGTTTTGTCATCATCAATAAAAGCTTTCCATCCAGTCGGCAAATATGTTGTGTTAAATACCATAAAATTATTTCCAGATGCATTCACATCAAGTTGCAATCTTTCATCAGTGTATTTTACAATTTTGGAATATGTTGTTGAATCAGGGGCATCAACTTTTAAATCTATGTCCTGAACATACGCAATATCTTTTGGATCAAATGCATTTGCTTTGATCAAATTCAATACATCAATACTGCTTTTCTTTTCTACCTTATTAACAAAATAAGCACGTGGTAATGCGGCATCATTTCTATAAACAAAAGTTTTTTCGCTGCTTGATAAAACTGTTAATCCTCCCATTTGAACAGGTTGATCGAGAACAAGATATTTTACACCAAGCATCCTCCATAACGTTGGATTTGCGGGTCCTACAACATCCATAATATCTTGATAAGCTCTAGGCTTAATACCCGAATAGCCGTACATATCTTCTAATAAAAAGTAAGCGTTAAAGTTTGAGTTTTGATTAAATGATCCTAACGATTGATCTTGTTTTAGATTTAAAATACGGAATGGATCTTTATCATTTTGACTTTTAATGACTGTGACATATTGTGGAGCATTAAATTTATCTTTTATTTCAGGACTATCATGATATTTTGCACCACGTCCATCAATTCTCCAAAGATCAACAACAGTAAGAATAATTATTACAAGTACAAGTAAATCCGCGCTTAACTTTTTGTTTAAATATAAAATCGCAGCCCAAAAAACTATACTTAAAAATGCAAACGCAATTAATAGATCACTAATAAACATATCCGCCATATATTGCGAAAATGCCTGAAAGTATTGTGCGTTTTGTGGTTTGCTTGCTTGAATGCCTGCAGCAAATTCATTAACCCTTGTAATAAACCAATTTGATAAAGCGCTGTTAGCAAGTAAAGAAATAATAAAGATTCCGGTAAATGCATATGCCGCATATTTAAGAATTGATGTTACTTTCTTATCGTGATTTTCTCGAAGAGAAATAATCTTCATAATTCCATATCCAGCCAAAACTGGTAATGAAAGTTGCACAAGCACTAAAATCATTGAGGGAACTCTGAACTTATCAAAGTATGGGAAGTAGTAAAACATAAGATCAAATAACAAAGAAAAATTTTTACCAAAAGAAATAAATAGCGCGATACCGGAAAGGATAGTTAGAAACTTAACGAACGGTTCTTTCCAACAAGTGAAAATTCCAAACAACGCTAAAAAGAAAACGATAACACCCATATACATAGGTACATCCACAAAAGGCATCTGACCAAAATACGTGTTTACTTCATAATCTTGATTTTGAGTTAGCGGACCTTTATATGTTGAGTTTCCAAATCCATAAAATGATGGAACGATGAATGTTAAAATTTCCTGTGGAGAAAATGACCAACTTGTGTGGTAATCATAATAATCTGATGAAGATTTTTCAGTGTTGGAAGATTCTTTTTCTAAAATTCCTTCTGTTCCTCGCGTTGAGTATGGTGTGTATTCGTAAATCTGTGTTAAATTATCTGCAGAGATTAATACAGCAATAACTGATGCAGCTATGAAAAGAGCCGCAGACTTAATTAATTTAACATTTCTTTCTTTATCCTTATTGATCAAATATCTTATAAAAAAGAAGATGTAATAAATAGCAACAGCAAAAAGTGTATAGAAAATTATCTGAACATGGAATCCTTGAATGAATAACTGCAGAATAATTATTAATGCAAGTGTATAAATAATTTTAATTTTCTCATCAAACTTTAGAAGAATTAAAAAGATTAATGGATACATACAGAGAGAGGTAAGTTTTGTTACATGTCCTATATAAAGAAATACAATTAGTCCCGTGCTAAATGATGTGGCAATTGAAGTAAATAAGCTTACCATCATATTTTTTGTAATATGCCGCATCAATAAAAATGATGAAAACGCAAGTATGATTAAATAAAAACTCCAAACCGCATATTCAACTGAAAAGAAACTGATAAATGCAATGCGTAAATAAGCAAATCCCATATATATAAGATTAAACCATGTTTTTTCTGTTCCTAATGAGTATGCAGGCATTCCTAAAAATACGTGTGGATTCCAAAGTGTAAACTCTTCGTGATCTTTAAGTATATAGGGTTTTGCACTCTCGCTGGCGATTATATCACCTGACTGAAAAGTTTTTCCACCAAAGTACATCGGATTAAGAAATATTAAAAATAAAACTATTGCAATAAGCCCCGCGGCAAAAATATGATACTTGGGTGCAATAAGATTATTAATATTAAACTTTGATAAGAAGTTATCTTTTGTGGAAGAAGTTGATACAACATTTTTTTTTGCTTTTGCCATTATCTCTCCAGATAAAACTTTATTTCTTTACAATTAAATTAATTCCCGCGCCGATTTTATTATTTGAATTAATATCAATTAACATCATAATAAAAGTAAATGGAAAAGTAACTAAATAATAGAACGGAAGTAATACAAATAAAAATTTAGATGCATTCACCAGCATTATTGGATATTTGATTCCAAGCCGCCATGCTTTATCACCCCAAAAACCATACGTGTATTTAACCTGGTTAGTTACAAAACCTAATGGGTGCAGTTTGTTTTCCAAATCTTCTTTTGAATATCCAACACGCGCATGCTCACCAATAAAACTTTCATCTTCATCTTCGTGGACATCACTTCCGCCATAAATAGATGGAGTGTTGATTAGAAGATAACCATCTTTTTTAAGTGCCTTATAAAAATTATTAAAAACCTTCACATCGTCTTCAATGTGTTCCATTACATCAACGCTAACAATTAAATCAAATTTATCATTATGGTTTATTGATGTTAAATCTTCAACTCCAAATTTTACATTGGTAATATTTTGTGATGCAAAAAAATCTTTACAATCCTTTATCCATTCTTCTTTAACATCAATCGAATAAATTTCACAAGGATGCAAATATTTAGACATAAAATATGAGTATTGTCCGTAACCTGAACCTGCATCGTAAATGCTGATCTTTTTATCGCCAAACTGTTTTCTGATTCTTTTTAACTCTCTTCTAACATACCAGGAGCGAAGAAACATTAAATCAAGAATCTTATAAAATAGAATCCTGAGTACTGGAATTTTTTTAATGATTGATGCGAAAATATTTTTTATAGGATCGTAGTGCATATTATTAATTCTAAATTGTAACTAATTCAATAATTCCATCAGTAAAGTTTTTCCAGGAATATTTATCTGCAATCTTACTGATGTTATTAACAAACGGAATTTCTTTTTTTTCTGCATAAAATCTATCAATAGCTTGTGCTAAAGCTTTGGGATTTTCTTTTTCAACAATATAACCGGACTCTTCATTAACAATAACTTCTGCAAGCCCGCCAACATTTGTTGCGATAACAGGTTTTTTAAAATTTACTGCAATCTGAACTATACCGCTCTGTGTTGCACTTTTATAGGGAAGAATCACAACATCACAACAAGAAAAATAATACTTAACTTCGTTTGTTGGGATAAAATCAGTTTTAAGAATTATATTTTTATCAAGTCTATGTTCTTTTATGATGTTAAGATATTTTTCTTTATCAGTATAAAACTCGCCTGCAACTAGCAGTTTGATATTTTTATCTTTTAATTCAATCATCGCTAAAAGCAAGGTATCCAAACCTTTGTAATCTCTTATAAATCCAAAAAATAAAATTACTTTTTCATCATTTATTTTTAAATATAATTTTGCCACTGATTTTTCAATAGCATTTCCAAAATTACTATAAATGGGGTGCGGTAAGAGTTTATACTTTGCTTTAGGATATAAACTAAGTAAATCCTTTTCAACACTTGCTGAAAGCACAACAAAAAAATCTACTCTATTAAAAAAATATTTTGTTAAAGTTTTATCAAAAAGTTTATTCTCATGTGGAATAACATTATCACAAATAACTACAACTTTAGTTTTATTATTTTTTTTTGCATGCTTTGTAATCATACCAAAACAAGGTGCAAAAAAAGGCATCCAATATTTAAATATTAAAATATCAGGAGCATCGTTAAATTCTTTTTTACCAACTTTAATCCAATTAAAAGGATTTACCGAATCAACTATTATTTCGGTTGGAATTTTTTCACCTGAGTCTCCACCTTCAAGTTGAGTTTTACCAGGAAAAAATATTGCGGGATATTGTCTTTTAAATGTTAAAACTTTTACATCGTGATTTTTTTTTAGCTCATTATAAAGTAATCCAACAAAATGTGCTATGCCACCACGAAGCGGATAAGCTGTAGAAAGTATTTGAATTTTCATTTGGCAAGAAGAATTTTGATCGAATCAAAAACTTTTGCAACTGAAATCAAATCCATACATCTGTAATTTGTATTTGTGCAGGTTGGTTTATAAAAACAAGTACACTCTTTTTCCGGTTCAATAATTTCGCCTAATCCAAAGAGTTCAAACTCATGCTTATTAAAGATATTATTAAACAAAATAATCTTTTTATTTAGACCAAGAGTAATATGCATCGCCATAGTTACGGCAGTAACTACAAGGTCGCATTGATCAACAAGGTTTATAAATTTTCCCAAACTGAAATGTCCAAAATATTTTCCACCCGATTTTTGAGCAAACATTTTGTTCTTCTCATCCTCTTGTTCACCGCCTAAAAACAAAACTTCGTAATTATTGTTCAAAAGTGATTTGGCTAATTCAATCCAATATTCATCTTTCCAGAGTCTTGAAGTCCACCTTCCGCCGCAGCCTGTATTCAATCCAATAACTTTTTTCTTTCTGTCTAAGTCCCAGTCCACATTTTGGGATTTGAAATCGGGCAGAATATATTTTTCACCGTTATAATTATATCCAAGAATTTCAAACATTTCCACCATATAATTTTTAGTGTTCTGTGTGGAGTAATCATCAAAAATACCGGTTAAATATTTGTGTTCTGCATGTGGATTTACTGGAGAAGGAATTCCATTTTTTAAAACAAATCCTTTTTTTTCTTTCGCGCTAATTTGATTGGCAAGTGCGCAAGCTTCTTTATCTTTATCAAGATTAATTAACAAATTAAACTGTTCTGCTTTCAGAAACTCAATGTTAGCAAGATTAAAATCAAGCACAACATCTGCAACTTCCGGAACTACTGCGGGACTTAATGTTAACCAAAATATTTTTGAATTCGGGAATTGTTTTTTTAATGGAGAAAGAATTGGAGTGGTTCTGATAACATCGCCTGTGGCGCCAAGTTTTATAATTAAGATTTTTTCTTTAATAGGATCGTAATACTTACAATTATTTCCAGTTTCATCTACACAGTGAACAGAAAATTGTTTATGTGGTTTGCAAGGTATATCGCCTCTAAAGAAACGGCAATCATATTTTAACTGGTTAGTTTTTAGCATATCGAAAATAGGAATATAAAAGAATTAGTTTATTATTGAAATGAACTGATGTGAACATTATCCTCTATCTTTAATAACATATTCTCTTTCACTTTGGTTTTGATGAACAAGCATTTCACCAAGTAATCCAACCGAGAAAAATTGCACACCAACGATTATCAACAACATACCGAGAAACAGCATTGGCCTGTTACTTAAAGGTTTGCCACTAATCCACTCAATTGTTAAGTAGCCGTTAACAATTATACCGACAAGAAATGATAATGCTCCGAAGAATCCAAAAAAGTGCATTGGGCGTTTTACATATCTTCCAACAAAAGTAACAGTGATAAGATCAATAAATCCTTTAAAGAATCTTGAAATACCAAATTTGGTTTTGCCGTATCTACGTTTATGATGCTTAACTGGAATTTCTGTTACTGTAAATCCCTGCCACTTTGCCAAAACGGGAACGTAACGATGAAGCTCGCCGTAAACATTTAAGTTCTGCACAACCTCTCTTCTGTAGGCTTTTAATCCGCAATTAAAATCGTGAATCTTAATTCCGCTAATCATTCTTGTTACAAAATTAAAAAAACGTGAAGAATATTTTTTAATAAACGGATCAAATCTTTCTTTCTTCCAGCCGGAACAAAGATCAAAACCTTCATCAAGTTTTTTGAGAAGATTTGGAATTTCGTGCGGGTCATCCTGTAAATCTGCATCCATAGTTATGATTGCATCACCAGTTGCAGCTTTAAATCCTACTTGCAAAGCAGCGGACTTGCCATAATTTTTTCTAAAACTTATAAACTTTAATCGTGTATCCGTTTTTGCAGCATCTTTGATTACTTTTAAAGATGAATCAGTACTACCGTCATCAACAAAAATTACTTCATATGGTTTATTAAGCGGTTTAATTGCTTTTCTAATTTCATTAATTAGCGGAAGAATTGATTCTTCTTCATTTAGAAGCGGAATTACAAGTGAAATTTTTTGAAAACTTACTTTTGTTGATTGAATTTGTTCATCTGAATTTCTGGGTTTGTAATATCTTTTCTTTGGATAATATCTTCTTCCACCTTTGTGGAAATTATTTTGTGATTGTCCCGTACTGCTTTTATCAGTTGGATTCTGTTGATTCGGTTTATTTTGATCTGTATCTGCCACAAGTACCTTTGTTAATTTCACTTCAAAATTAACCGAATAATGACTTAAAAACAATTTGGGATTATTATTCTTCCGTTAGATTGGAATCAACAAAAAGACCAATGGTTAAGAAAAATGATATAGAAAGGGCTTAACCAGCAAACAATAATAAAAAATTACTGCTCAAATTAATCATATTTTTAACTTAAGATAATACCAATCAATACCCTCATTCATCAATATTGATATTTCTTTTTATGTATTCAGAATAATCTTTTGTTATTGATACATATTTTTCATTAAAGAATGTGGAAGAAACCATAAAATCTGCTGTGGCTCTGTTAGAAGCAGTGGGGACATTATTGATATACTTGAAAAAGAAGAGAACATAACTCTAAATACTGGTGAATTCTACATTGTTAAAAAAGGTGTTGAGCATAAAGTTGTTCCTCGTGGTAATGTTAAAATTATACTATTTGAACCTGCTGGAATTGCTCACACCTGAAAAGTAAAAGCTGAAATAACAAAAGAAAGCGATGATTGGATTGAGTTGTAGATAGGTGCAGATCTAGCTTTTGCATAAAGCCTTCTTATTCTCAATCTTTTCTGATAACATCAATATCCATTAGAAATGAACTGATTCCCACATCACATTGTTCTATTATCAATCTTGACTATTTAGTATAGATTGAATAAGTTTACTTATAAAAATTAAATGATTTGCATATTTGGAGCATAAATGAGTACGACCGAAACCCAGAAAATTGAAGAATTAACAAATAAAGAGTACAAATACGGATTTGTAAGCGATATTGAAGCTGATAGCCTTCCCGAAGGATTA
Above is a genomic segment from Ignavibacteriales bacterium containing:
- a CDS encoding glycosyltransferase; translation: MKPLKYKILFLASWYPSRVNKVLGIFVKRKAEAMTRICDIALIYVVDDPSIISKTYELEVITENNVLTARVYFKKSSNKFINILFYNFRYIKSYYIGWREIKSRWGHPNLIHSNIIDRSAYIAFLFKILKGIDYVITEHSTPDINFLRGMTKKTKIPLRFLKSIVIKKCSFINVDSHPSLEYIKKVGFKGNFGVIPNIVEINENYLSLNNLIKPREKKSAIHISILNDRKNVADIIRTFAHIYNDLNRKDCVFNIIGEGSEKENLVKLADELNVLNKCIVFHGFVTEEKKLEMLTKADFHILNSDDEGFSVVTAEAILYGIPVIATKCGGPEDFVNPTTGILIERRNLDELKQAILYMLDNSYKFDKTKLHEFGKNMFSPDVISNQTYLAYTKAIVRWKAGNTQKVLNINPDWKVLDVGSGHQPNRRANVIIDKYTGDTIHRTTAKIEMPGDKYFVLGDALVSPFADKEFDCVIASHIGEHVDDPVKFCNELQRISKSGYIETPGPITEILLPANSHKWIVRKNGNGLIFKKNKYLKPLSKLFYSIFYLNREGYDFETMKSNNGILKLISWSLNTFWKFIPYTYARLVWKDNFDSKLK
- a CDS encoding glycosyltransferase, which produces MNYRFVKVTSFYRNFLKYYYSNNSDIKTKSYSEQYDDLMAQEFGWSNYYQLHLNKLGNEAFEIVVNADSLQSAWANEHGLPLAGESLLLDQFKFYKPEVIFFQDSFIFSVSFLKDLKKNVPSIKKIIGWCCSPFTDQQLEVYRLFDFVCTCSPKFVDTFNKVGIKSYRLNHAFESSLVPKLKVDNNYPESDFIFIGSFIGNEDFHNERIQLIESLLNKKVNLSLYSNLPNDNPIYIMGQKFGYFTANFLRYIGLNSLALKLPLIKKTAQLTMIPKKINFSREFKKTAIPTPLFGLEMMKALSKSKIGFNSHGGVAGDYAANIRLFEVTGVGSCLLTDHKKNITDFFEPDKEVVTYKSADECVEKIEWLLSHPNELKQIADAGQQRTLKVHSFKQRAEELNKIISDELSN
- a CDS encoding YfhO family protein; this encodes MAKAKKNVVSTSSTKDNFLSKFNINNLIAPKYHIFAAGLIAIVLFLIFLNPMYFGGKTFQSGDIIASESAKPYILKDHEEFTLWNPHVFLGMPAYSLGTEKTWFNLIYMGFAYLRIAFISFFSVEYAVWSFYLIILAFSSFLLMRHITKNMMVSLFTSIATSFSTGLIVFLYIGHVTKLTSLCMYPLIFLILLKFDEKIKIIYTLALIIILQLFIQGFHVQIIFYTLFAVAIYYIFFFIRYLINKDKERNVKLIKSAALFIAASVIAVLISADNLTQIYEYTPYSTRGTEGILEKESSNTEKSSSDYYDYHTSWSFSPQEILTFIVPSFYGFGNSTYKGPLTQNQDYEVNTYFGQMPFVDVPMYMGVIVFFLALFGIFTCWKEPFVKFLTILSGIALFISFGKNFSLLFDLMFYYFPYFDKFRVPSMILVLVQLSLPVLAGYGIMKIISLRENHDKKVTSILKYAAYAFTGIFIISLLANSALSNWFITRVNEFAAGIQASKPQNAQYFQAFSQYMADMFISDLLIAFAFLSIVFWAAILYLNKKLSADLLVLVIIILTVVDLWRIDGRGAKYHDSPEIKDKFNAPQYVTVIKSQNDKDPFRILNLKQDQSLGSFNQNSNFNAYFLLEDMYGYSGIKPRAYQDIMDVVGPANPTLWRMLGVKYLVLDQPVQMGGLTVLSSSEKTFVYRNDAALPRAYFVNKVEKKSSIDVLNLIKANAFDPKDIAYVQDIDLKVDAPDSTTYSKIVKYTDERLQLDVNASGNNFMVFNTTYLPTGWKAFIDDDKTEVYRTNHALMGIVVPKGKHKIEFHYAPNSFYISKYLVLILSSLSIFGIVLGIFIERRKQKKSE
- a CDS encoding class I SAM-dependent methyltransferase — its product is MHYDPIKNIFASIIKKIPVLRILFYKILDLMFLRSWYVRRELKRIRKQFGDKKISIYDAGSGYGQYSYFMSKYLHPCEIYSIDVKEEWIKDCKDFFASQNITNVKFGVEDLTSINHNDKFDLIVSVDVMEHIEDDVKVFNNFYKALKKDGYLLINTPSIYGGSDVHEDEDESFIGEHARVGYSKEDLENKLHPLGFVTNQVKYTYGFWGDKAWRLGIKYPIMLVNASKFLFVLLPFYYLVTFPFTFIMMLIDINSNNKIGAGINLIVKK
- a CDS encoding glycosyltransferase, which encodes MKIQILSTAYPLRGGIAHFVGLLYNELKKNHDVKVLTFKRQYPAIFFPGKTQLEGGDSGEKIPTEIIVDSVNPFNWIKVGKKEFNDAPDILIFKYWMPFFAPCFGMITKHAKKNNKTKVVVICDNVIPHENKLFDKTLTKYFFNRVDFFVVLSASVEKDLLSLYPKAKYKLLPHPIYSNFGNAIEKSVAKLYLKINDEKVILFFGFIRDYKGLDTLLLAMIELKDKNIKLLVAGEFYTDKEKYLNIIKEHRLDKNIILKTDFIPTNEVKYYFSCCDVVILPYKSATQSGIVQIAVNFKKPVIATNVGGLAEVIVNEESGYIVEKENPKALAQAIDRFYAEKKEIPFVNNISKIADKYSWKNFTDGIIELVTI
- a CDS encoding glycosyltransferase family 9 protein, translated to MLKTNQLKYDCRFFRGDIPCKPHKQFSVHCVDETGNNCKYYDPIKEKILIIKLGATGDVIRTTPILSPLKKQFPNSKIFWLTLSPAVVPEVADVVLDFNLANIEFLKAEQFNLLINLDKDKEACALANQISAKEKKGFVLKNGIPSPVNPHAEHKYLTGIFDDYSTQNTKNYMVEMFEILGYNYNGEKYILPDFKSQNVDWDLDRKKKVIGLNTGCGGRWTSRLWKDEYWIELAKSLLNNNYEVLFLGGEQEDEKNKMFAQKSGGKYFGHFSLGKFINLVDQCDLVVTAVTMAMHITLGLNKKIILFNNIFNKHEFELFGLGEIIEPEKECTCFYKPTCTNTNYRCMDLISVAKVFDSIKILLAK
- a CDS encoding glycosyltransferase family 2 protein, with the protein product MQSTKVSFQKISLVIPLLNEEESILPLINEIRKAIKPLNKPYEVIFVDDGSTDSSLKVIKDAAKTDTRLKFISFRKNYGKSAALQVGFKAATGDAIITMDADLQDDPHEIPNLLKKLDEGFDLCSGWKKERFDPFIKKYSSRFFNFVTRMISGIKIHDFNCGLKAYRREVVQNLNVYGELHRYVPVLAKWQGFTVTEIPVKHHKRRYGKTKFGISRFFKGFIDLITVTFVGRYVKRPMHFFGFFGALSFLVGIIVNGYLTIEWISGKPLSNRPMLFLGMLLIIVGVQFFSVGLLGEMLVHQNQSEREYVIKDRG